The sequence TCCACACAGCCTGCGTGCAAAGAATTTTTAGTATATTGCGGCGCCGAGCAACCTTCAATGTAATGAACTTGTGAGCCTTCGTCTGCGATAATTAAAGTATGTTCAAATTGTCCCATTAGTTCCGAATTCATTCTAAAGTAAGCTTGCAGCGGCAATTCCACTTTTACTCCTTTAGGCACATAAATAAACGTGCCGCCGGACCACACCGCGCCGTGCAGAGCGGCAAACTTATGATCGGAAATCGGCACGCATTTGGTCATGAAATATTTTTTAACTATATTTGGATATTGTTTTAGCGCTGTATCCATGTTTTCAAAAATCACACTTTGATCAGAAAGATCTTGTTTTAAGCTGTGATACACCATCGCGCTTTCATATTGCGCGCCCACGCCGCCCAAATACTCGCGCTCAGCTTCCGGAATTCCAAGTTTGTCAAAAGTGTCCTTGATGTCTTGGGGCACTTCTGACCATGTAGTTTTTTCGGTCTCATCGGTGGCTTTGCCATAATAACGAATACTATTCAAATCTAATTTATCTAAAGACGGACCCCAAGTAGGCATGGGTTTTTGTTCAAACTCCGTTAATGCGCGCAAACGTAAATCTAGCATCCACTTTGGTTCGTCTTTGTCTTTGGAAANNNNNNNNNNNNNNNNNNNNNNNNNNNNNNNNNNNNNNNTGTTGCCGCTGGGAGTTGATGATAATTTATCCGCCGGCATAATTTCCGCCGCCGCGATGTTCTTAGCCCAAAAAGTGTTCTAATTTTAGCTAAGGCAGGAGACACTACTTGTGAGGCGTTTCTTCTACCATCACAAAAATTTTTGAGAACCATTTAATTATTTATTTGATTCAGGATAAAGTATTTCTTTATCAACTACGCTAATATATTCACTACTTGGAGCATTATCAAGAGGATTTTTTATAATTGGAATAGAATTTTTGGGGTTACCTGATTTCCTAGAATTTTATACAAAAGACTGTTTTTATCACGATTAGGGTCTAATGCAGGTGCACATCCGAAGAAAGTAGCTAATGATAATCCACGATAAGGCGACATTAAAGTACGATCAGCGGTTAATACAATTTTTGGGGTACCCAATGCTCTTCAACGCAATAATTTATTGATTTATTTTAAACCTTGCTGGTTAAACTTAATAATTTTCTAGAATTCCAGCCTTATTTCTATGAAATTGACCAAATTCTTTGTTTGACAGTAAATGAGTTCCATCAAACACAGTACCATCTCTACAAACCAAATCTTCACCCATACAGCAGCTTCCACAAATTCCAACACCACATTTCATCATGCGTTCAAGGCTGGCTTGTACAAACAACCCTTTTGAATGGGATATTTTAACAGTTTTGTACATCATTTTTTCAGGTCCACATGTATACACTCCATCAAAATGATTTTTGGTGACTAGTTTTTCAACCATATCAGTAACAAATCCTTTTTCACCATATGATCCATCATCAGTAGTGACAATTACTTTGTGAGAATTATTTTTTAACAAATTATTTGCTAAATCTTCAAAGAACACTTCATCTTTTGATTTTGCACCAATTAAAACAGTTACATCGTCTTCGGGCCTAACACAAGTCAGCAATCTCATCATCGGTACTAGACCAGTTCCACCTCCA comes from Candidatus Buchananbacteria bacterium CG10_big_fil_rev_8_21_14_0_10_42_9 and encodes:
- a CDS encoding dihydroorotate dehydrogenase electron transfer subunit — protein: GGGTGLVPMMRLLTCVRPEDDVTVLIGAKSKDEVFFEDLANNLLKNNSHKVIVTTDDGSYGEKGFVTDMVEKLVTKNHFDGVYTCGPEKMMYKTVKISHSKGLFVQASLERMMKCGVGICGSCCMGEDLVCRDGTVFDGTHLLSNKEFGQFHRNKAGILENY